A single region of the Plantactinospora soyae genome encodes:
- a CDS encoding ABC transporter ATP-binding protein, whose protein sequence is MTPLSLPPPRRAPEFGRDALIVCESLVRIYQTGSIEVQALQGLDLVVESGEMVAIVGASGSGKSTLLSILAGIDAPTAGRARVDRSDLLAMSRADRVRYRRHTVGFVRQQSTSNLVPYLTARQMVDLPMTAARTPARTRRARVGELLAALGVADCADRRPAQMSGGQQMRVAVAVALANEPRVLLADEPTGELDTATSAEVFGALRDVNRQLGVTVVVVTHDSEVSGKVERTVAIRDGRTSSEVLRRATTGADGDVGVVAEEYAVMDRAGRVQVPREYREALALTRRVRLALEADHVAIHPDRVDRG, encoded by the coding sequence ATCACACCGCTGTCTCTGCCGCCACCACGGCGAGCACCGGAATTCGGCCGGGACGCGTTGATCGTCTGCGAGAGCCTGGTCCGGATCTATCAGACCGGGTCGATCGAGGTGCAGGCGCTGCAGGGGTTGGACCTCGTCGTGGAGAGCGGCGAGATGGTCGCCATCGTCGGGGCGTCCGGATCGGGCAAGTCCACGCTGCTCTCCATCCTCGCCGGGATCGACGCCCCCACCGCCGGGCGGGCCCGCGTCGACCGGTCGGACCTGCTGGCGATGTCCCGGGCCGACCGCGTCCGCTACCGGCGCCACACCGTCGGGTTCGTCCGGCAGCAGAGCACGAGCAACCTCGTGCCGTACCTGACCGCGCGGCAGATGGTCGACCTTCCGATGACCGCGGCCCGTACACCGGCCCGTACCCGCCGGGCCCGCGTCGGCGAACTGCTGGCCGCCCTCGGCGTCGCGGACTGTGCCGACCGGCGTCCCGCGCAGATGTCGGGCGGACAGCAGATGCGGGTCGCCGTCGCGGTCGCCCTCGCCAACGAGCCCCGGGTGCTGCTGGCCGACGAGCCGACCGGCGAGCTGGACACCGCCACCTCGGCGGAGGTCTTCGGGGCGCTACGGGACGTCAACCGGCAACTCGGGGTCACCGTCGTCGTCGTGACCCACGATTCCGAGGTCAGCGGCAAGGTCGAGCGGACCGTGGCGATCCGCGACGGGCGTACCAGCAGTGAGGTACTGCGGCGGGCGACGACCGGTGCCGATGGCGACGTGGGGGTGGTCGCCGAGGAGTACGCCGTGATGGATCGTGCCGGGCGGGTCCAGGTGCCCCGGGAGTACCGCGAGGCGCTGGCGTTGACCAGGCGGGTCCGGCTCGCGCTGGAGGCTGACCACGTCGCGATCCACCCCGACCGCGTCGACCGCGGATGA